TCCTGCGCTACGAAGATATTGCCAACCTGTTGCGGGATAAACGGCTGGGCCGCTCGATTACCCACATTCTTTCCCGCGATGAGCTGGGCTGGCCCCCGCCCAACCCCCTGACCCGCGACTTCGACCATTTTCAGGAAAACCACATGCTCGACAGCGAGCCCCCCAAGCACACCCGCCTCAAGGGCCTGATGCTGAAAGCCTTTACCCCGGCCCGGGTGGAAGGGCTCAGGAGCAAAATCCAGAAGATTGTGAACAGCTTGCTCGACCGTGCAGAGGATCGGGGCCGGATGGACTTGCTGGCCGATTACGCCGAGCCCCTGCCGGTAACGGTGATTGCCGAGCTCTTAGGCGTTCCCGAAGAAGACCGCCCCCTCTTGCGCCCCTGGTCGGCCAAAATTGTGAAGCTCTATGAGCTGGGCTACACCGACGAGCAGGCCAAAGAGGCCAACCAGGCGGTGGTGGAGTTCTCGAGCTACATCAAGCAACTGGCCGACGAACGCCGCAAAAAGCCCGGCGAAGACCTGATTTCGGCGCTGGTACAGGTCGAAGAACAGGGTGACAAGCTCACCCCCGACGAGCTGGTGGCCAACTGCATTTTGCTCCTGAACGCCGGCCACGAGGCCACCGTGAACGGCACCACGGCGGGTTTTCTGGCCCTGGCCCGCAATCCCGACCAGATGGCGCGGGCTCAAGAGGCTGCCGCCAGGAACCAGCCCGAGTTCTTCAAGCTGGCCGTAGAGGAGCTGCTGCGCTTCGATACCCCCCTGCCCATGTTCGAGCGCTGGGTGCTGGAAGATCTGGACTACAAAGGTATTCCGTTGCGGCGTGGTCAGGAGGTAGCCCTGATGTACGCCTCCGGCAACCGCGACCCGCGCAAGTTTGCCAACCCCGACCAGCTCGACCTGACCCGCTTGGAAAACCAACACCTAACCTTTGGGCTGGGCATCCACTACTGCATCGGGGCGCCGCTGGCCCGCCTCGAGCTGCAAACCTCCTTCCAGACCCTGCTCAAGCGGCTCCCGAACATTCATCTGGCCGCCGACCAGATCGAGTACACGGGCGGGTTTGTCATCCGGGGCCACAAGGCCATGCCGGTCGCCTGGTGATGCCCACTTCACCTGGACAGTCGTCTTTTAGGGGCGTTCCCACGCCCCCTCATCCGGCAACACCCCAGGCAGGGTCAATGGTGTTCCCGTCACTGTTCGTAAATAGCGAGGGTGAAGTGTTGCCACCTTCTCCCGCAAGGGGCGAAGGAAAGGGGTTCATTTGGTGTAAGTGGCTATTCCTTCCAGCATTAGGCTCTGGGCTTTAGGCTATATCCCATGAAACCCATTGCCCTGGATGCCATGGGGGGCGACCATGCCCCCAAGGTCACGGTAGAAGGTGCGCTCCTGGCCCAAAGCCAGGGGATTCCGGTGGTGCTGGTGGGCCCTACCGATACGCTAAAGGAGGAACTGCGGAAACAGGGGGGCGACCTGCCCATCGTGGAAGCCCCCGAGTACATCACCATGCAAGACCACGCCACCGATGTGCGCAAGAAGCGACGCGCTTCTATAAACGTCTGCATGGAGCTGGTTAAGCAAAAGGAGGCCTCGGCGGTGGTGGCCATGGGGCACACCGGGGCCACGTTGGCCTCGGCGCTCTTTAACCTGGGGCGCATTAAGGGGGTGGATCGGCCCACATTGCTCATCGAACTACCCAGCGAAAGAGGCCGCACCTACCTGACCGATGGCGGCGCCAACGTGGACTGCCGCCCTGAGTGGCTGGTGCAGTTTGCGGTTATGGCCACCGCGTATGCCCAGGCCCAGGGGGTCGAAAGCCCCAGCGTAGGGCTGCTCTCCATCGGCGAGGAAGAGGAAAAGGGCAACGAACTGACCCTAAAAACCTTTCCGCTGCTCAAGGCCACACCGGGTATTCGCTTCTATGGCAATGTGGAAGGGCGCGACATCTTCAAAGGTACCACCGATATTGTGGTCACCGACGGCTATACCGGCAACGTGGTGCTCAAGCTTTCCGAGGGTGAGGCCCGTACCCTTTTCAAGTGGGTACGGGAGGCCCTGAGCGGGGGTTCTTTGCTCACCAAACTGGGGGCCTTGTTGGTGCGAGGGGCCTTGCAGGGCTTGCGGGCCAGGATGGACCCTGCCGAGTACGGTGCGATGCCGCTACTGGGGGTGGAAGGCCCGGTGTTCATCGGCCACGGCTCCGCCGATGGGCGGGCTGTACAGAGCGCCCTTCGCAAGGCAAAGGGTGTGGTGGAGGCGGGTCTGGTGGAGCGGGTGCGGGTTGGTATTGCCCAGTTAGCGGTTTAGCGTAGAACAGCAGGGGAGGAGGAATCACAAGCGATGGAGACCTCGAGCGTCTGGCTACGCACCATTGTCAGCATCGGCCTTTTGATTCTGGGTTTCTGGGTTGGGCGGGGCGGCATGGGCCTCCTGACCTGGCTGGGCCGCCTGACCCCGGACGAGCGGGATGA
This window of the Meiothermus sp. CFH 77666 genome carries:
- the plsX gene encoding phosphate acyltransferase PlsX, with the protein product MKPIALDAMGGDHAPKVTVEGALLAQSQGIPVVLVGPTDTLKEELRKQGGDLPIVEAPEYITMQDHATDVRKKRRASINVCMELVKQKEASAVVAMGHTGATLASALFNLGRIKGVDRPTLLIELPSERGRTYLTDGGANVDCRPEWLVQFAVMATAYAQAQGVESPSVGLLSIGEEEEKGNELTLKTFPLLKATPGIRFYGNVEGRDIFKGTTDIVVTDGYTGNVVLKLSEGEARTLFKWVREALSGGSLLTKLGALLVRGALQGLRARMDPAEYGAMPLLGVEGPVFIGHGSADGRAVQSALRKAKGVVEAGLVERVRVGIAQLAV
- a CDS encoding cytochrome P450, producing the protein MQTYHLNINDPAFVRDPYPTLAHLREHLPVFYDEVWNKVFFLRYEDIANLLRDKRLGRSITHILSRDELGWPPPNPLTRDFDHFQENHMLDSEPPKHTRLKGLMLKAFTPARVEGLRSKIQKIVNSLLDRAEDRGRMDLLADYAEPLPVTVIAELLGVPEEDRPLLRPWSAKIVKLYELGYTDEQAKEANQAVVEFSSYIKQLADERRKKPGEDLISALVQVEEQGDKLTPDELVANCILLLNAGHEATVNGTTAGFLALARNPDQMARAQEAAARNQPEFFKLAVEELLRFDTPLPMFERWVLEDLDYKGIPLRRGQEVALMYASGNRDPRKFANPDQLDLTRLENQHLTFGLGIHYCIGAPLARLELQTSFQTLLKRLPNIHLAADQIEYTGGFVIRGHKAMPVAW